One part of the Sporocytophaga myxococcoides DSM 11118 genome encodes these proteins:
- a CDS encoding nucleotide sugar dehydrogenase, producing the protein MDFNIYDDIVARRKSLCVVGLGYVGLPIALEFAKKTDVVGFDINKERVELMRRCIDPSGELDKEDFLGKSIIFTHSVEDLKDVSFFIVAVPTPIDTFNHPDLKPLIAACNTVGKVLKKGDYVVFESTVYPGCTEEDCIPILERISGLKFNEDFKVGYSPERINPGDKEHTLSKIIKVVAGSDDQAMDEIAKIYALVVEAGIHKASSIKVAESAKIIENTQRDLNIALMNELSIICDKLGINTYEVLEAAATKWNFLKFTPGLVGGHCIGVDPYYLTHKAKSLGYNPNVILSGRSINDNMGAYIAKKTIQLLIKKNKNINQSKVLIMGATFKENVEDIRNSKVVDVIKELRSFSLTVDIIDPHASSEDFEHEYGININQKTVGPYDAIIMAVPHKEYTSLDPSYFSKLMDQNSVFIDLKGMYRNQFKNLTYWSL; encoded by the coding sequence ATGGACTTTAATATATATGATGATATTGTAGCCAGGAGAAAGAGTTTATGTGTGGTTGGGTTGGGATATGTTGGGCTGCCAATTGCTCTGGAATTCGCCAAAAAAACTGATGTTGTCGGATTTGATATAAACAAAGAGCGTGTTGAGCTGATGCGTCGATGTATAGATCCAAGCGGCGAATTGGATAAAGAAGATTTTTTGGGAAAAAGTATCATTTTTACTCATTCTGTTGAGGATCTTAAAGATGTGAGTTTTTTTATTGTAGCAGTTCCTACTCCGATAGATACATTCAATCATCCTGATCTTAAACCACTCATAGCAGCTTGTAATACTGTAGGGAAGGTGTTGAAAAAAGGCGACTATGTTGTGTTTGAATCTACTGTTTACCCAGGTTGTACTGAAGAGGATTGTATTCCTATCCTAGAAAGGATTTCCGGCTTAAAATTTAATGAAGATTTTAAAGTAGGGTATTCCCCTGAAAGAATAAACCCGGGAGACAAAGAACATACGCTCTCAAAAATTATTAAAGTTGTTGCAGGATCTGATGATCAAGCAATGGATGAAATTGCAAAAATTTATGCACTCGTTGTAGAGGCAGGAATTCATAAAGCCTCTTCAATTAAAGTTGCAGAGTCAGCTAAAATTATTGAAAATACCCAGCGAGATCTGAATATTGCATTGATGAATGAGCTTTCAATTATTTGTGATAAGCTCGGAATCAACACTTATGAAGTACTGGAAGCTGCTGCGACTAAATGGAATTTTTTGAAATTTACTCCTGGACTTGTGGGAGGCCATTGTATAGGTGTAGACCCGTATTATCTAACTCACAAAGCTAAATCATTGGGGTATAATCCGAATGTGATTCTGAGTGGTCGATCAATAAATGATAATATGGGGGCTTATATAGCTAAGAAAACTATTCAGCTGCTGATTAAAAAAAATAAAAATATTAATCAGAGTAAAGTCCTGATAATGGGGGCTACATTTAAAGAAAACGTTGAAGATATAAGGAACTCAAAAGTTGTGGATGTGATCAAAGAGTTAAGGTCATTTTCACTGACAGTAGATATTATAGATCCTCATGCATCTTCTGAAGATTTTGAGCATGAGTACGGAATTAACATAAATCAAAAGACTGTGGGGCCATATGATGCCATAATTATGGCCGTGCCTCACAAGGAATATACATCTCTCGACCCATCCTACTTTAGTAAATTAATGGATCAGAATTCAGTTTTTATTGACTTAAAAGGGATGTATCGGAATCAATTTAAAAATTTGACATATTGGAGCTTATAA
- a CDS encoding UDP-glucuronic acid decarboxylase family protein, with amino-acid sequence MYNKATTNKRVLVTGGAGFLGSHLCDRFIAEGYHVIAMDNLITGNLRNIEHLFHLPQFEFYNCDVSKFVHVPGNLDYILHFASPASPIDYLKIPIQTLKVGSLGTHNLLGLARAKKARILVASTSEIYGDPHVHPQNEDYWGNVNPIGPRGVYDEAKRFQEAITMAYHTFHGLETRIVRIFNTYGPRMRLNDGRALPAFVGQAIRGEDLTVFGDGSQTRSFCYVDDLVEGIYRLLLSDYVYPVNVGNPDEITIKEFAEEIIKLTGTSQKIIYKPLPTDDPKQRRPDITRAKEILGWEPKVSRSEGLKVTYDYFKNLPSEELKTEPKEFSSYSK; translated from the coding sequence ATGTATAATAAAGCCACAACAAATAAAAGAGTTTTAGTTACCGGAGGTGCCGGCTTTTTAGGGTCTCACCTGTGTGATAGATTTATCGCAGAAGGTTACCATGTAATAGCAATGGACAACCTGATTACGGGAAATTTAAGAAATATTGAACACTTGTTTCATTTGCCACAATTTGAATTTTATAATTGTGACGTTTCGAAATTTGTGCATGTCCCTGGCAACCTGGACTATATTCTTCATTTTGCCTCTCCGGCCAGCCCAATAGATTATCTGAAAATTCCTATTCAGACATTAAAAGTAGGTTCATTAGGAACGCACAATCTTTTAGGTTTAGCAAGGGCTAAAAAGGCAAGAATCCTTGTGGCTTCTACTTCCGAAATTTATGGAGACCCCCATGTTCATCCTCAGAATGAGGATTATTGGGGAAATGTTAACCCTATAGGTCCTAGAGGAGTTTACGATGAGGCCAAAAGGTTTCAGGAAGCTATTACTATGGCTTATCATACTTTTCATGGACTTGAAACCAGAATCGTTAGAATTTTTAACACTTATGGTCCTAGAATGCGATTAAATGATGGAAGAGCACTTCCTGCATTCGTTGGTCAGGCTATCAGAGGAGAAGATCTTACTGTATTCGGTGATGGATCTCAAACCAGATCATTCTGCTATGTTGATGACCTTGTTGAAGGTATTTACAGGTTATTGTTGAGTGACTATGTATATCCGGTAAATGTTGGTAATCCTGATGAAATTACTATTAAAGAATTTGCTGAGGAAATTATTAAACTTACAGGTACTTCTCAGAAAATAATCTATAAGCCTCTACCAACAGATGATCCTAAACAAAGAAGGCCGGATATTACGAGAGCAAAAGAAATTCTTGGATGGGAGCCAAAAGTTTCCAGATCAGAAGGACTAAAAGTAACTTATGATTACTTCAAAAATTTACCTTCAGAAGAGTTGAAAACAGAACCTAAAGAATTTTCTAGTTATTCGAAGTAA
- a CDS encoding UDP-glucose dehydrogenase family protein, which translates to MKITVVGTGYVGLVTGTCFAETGNFVTCVDIDEQKVCKMKEGIVPIYEPGLDIMFERNINEGRLTFTTKLEDAIDGAEVIFLALPTPPGADGAADLSFILKVAEQLGSLIKDYVVVIDKSTVPVGTAKKVRQKIAMNCNCEFDVVSNPEFLREGVAIEDFMKPDRVVIGTSSERAKKLMEKLYAPFVMQGNPIHMMDEESAELTKYAANAFLAMKISFMNEIANLCEKVGANVDMVRMGIGTDKRIGNRFLFAGVGYGGSCFPKDVKALVKTAKDNNYDFKILNAVEDINEIQKTIMIPKIKNFFKGNLMGKRIAIWGLAFKPNTDDIREAPALYIINALLAEGAEIAAFDPEAMDNVKKILGDRITFVDNQYDALLKADALVIVTEWPAFRTPDFPKMIQRMNAKVIFDGRNVFKTEQMKELGFHYESIGREKVTRDSKTGEKITISKDKIIEN; encoded by the coding sequence ATGAAAATTACAGTTGTAGGAACAGGATATGTAGGTTTAGTAACAGGAACCTGTTTTGCTGAAACAGGCAATTTTGTGACTTGTGTCGATATCGATGAGCAAAAGGTCTGCAAAATGAAGGAGGGTATTGTGCCAATTTATGAGCCTGGTCTTGATATTATGTTTGAAAGAAACATTAATGAGGGCAGATTGACTTTTACGACTAAACTAGAAGATGCAATTGATGGAGCAGAGGTAATCTTTTTAGCTTTGCCTACACCTCCAGGAGCGGATGGCGCAGCTGATTTGAGCTTTATCTTAAAGGTGGCCGAGCAGCTAGGCTCTTTAATAAAAGACTATGTTGTCGTCATAGATAAAAGTACTGTTCCAGTAGGAACTGCTAAAAAGGTAAGACAAAAAATTGCAATGAATTGCAATTGCGAGTTTGATGTTGTTTCTAACCCGGAATTCTTAAGAGAGGGCGTCGCTATTGAGGATTTTATGAAACCAGACCGCGTGGTAATTGGTACATCTTCTGAAAGAGCGAAAAAACTGATGGAAAAACTGTACGCTCCATTCGTAATGCAGGGAAATCCTATTCACATGATGGATGAAGAGTCTGCTGAGCTTACAAAATATGCTGCAAATGCCTTTCTTGCCATGAAAATTTCATTTATGAATGAAATAGCAAACCTATGTGAAAAAGTAGGAGCGAATGTAGATATGGTTAGAATGGGTATTGGTACTGATAAAAGAATTGGTAACAGATTCCTTTTTGCAGGTGTTGGATATGGAGGAAGCTGTTTTCCTAAAGACGTAAAAGCTCTTGTTAAAACTGCAAAAGACAATAACTATGATTTTAAAATTCTGAACGCAGTTGAAGATATCAACGAAATTCAGAAAACCATTATGATTCCGAAGATTAAGAACTTCTTCAAGGGTAATCTTATGGGAAAAAGAATAGCAATTTGGGGATTAGCATTTAAACCAAATACTGATGATATCAGAGAAGCGCCAGCTTTATATATTATCAATGCTCTATTAGCAGAAGGTGCAGAAATAGCAGCCTTTGATCCGGAAGCTATGGATAATGTGAAAAAAATCTTGGGCGACAGAATTACCTTTGTTGACAATCAGTATGACGCTTTACTTAAAGCTGATGCATTAGTAATTGTTACAGAATGGCCTGCATTCCGTACTCCTGATTTCCCTAAAATGATCCAGAGAATGAATGCAAAAGTGATTTTCGATGGAAGAAATGTATTCAAAACTGAACAAATGAAGGAATTAGGTTTCCATTATGAATCTATTGGAAGAGAAAAAGTAACAAGAGATTCCAAAACAGGAGAAAAAATTACCATTAGCAAAGATAAAATTATTGAAAACTAA
- a CDS encoding acyl-CoA dehydrogenase family protein, translated as MNFDLNENQQMIARMIQDFGQRSIKPHVLEWDEKQEFPIPLFKKLGELGLMGVLVPEIYGGAGFSYFEYITAIKEISKIDGAIGLSVAAHNSLCTGHILSFGNEDQKKKYLPKLASAEFIGAWGLTEPNTGSDAGNMKTVAVQDGDYWIINGSKNFITHGKSGDLAVVITRTGNPGEHRCSTAFIIEKGTPGFSAGKKENKLGMRASETTELIFDNVRVHKDQMLGSKGDGFVQAMKVLDGGRISIAALSLGIAEGAFDAALKYSQERHQFNKPIASFQGISFKLAEMATELEAANLLTLKAADMKIKGMHMTKEAAMAKYYASEVAVKVANEAVQIFGGYGYTKDFPVEKFYRDAKLCTIGEGTSEIQKIVISKNLIN; from the coding sequence ATGAATTTTGACCTCAATGAAAACCAACAAATGATAGCCAGAATGATCCAGGATTTTGGCCAGAGAAGTATAAAACCTCATGTATTGGAATGGGATGAAAAACAGGAGTTCCCTATTCCTCTCTTCAAAAAACTGGGAGAATTGGGACTCATGGGTGTTTTGGTACCCGAAATATACGGAGGGGCAGGATTCTCATATTTTGAATACATTACTGCAATCAAGGAAATATCCAAAATTGACGGTGCGATAGGACTTTCAGTAGCAGCGCACAATTCCCTTTGCACTGGCCATATTTTATCTTTCGGTAATGAGGATCAAAAAAAGAAATATTTGCCCAAACTTGCTTCAGCAGAATTTATTGGGGCCTGGGGTCTTACTGAACCAAATACAGGATCAGATGCTGGAAATATGAAAACCGTTGCCGTGCAGGATGGTGATTATTGGATAATAAATGGATCCAAAAATTTTATTACCCATGGTAAATCAGGAGATTTGGCAGTGGTGATAACAAGAACAGGAAATCCAGGTGAGCACAGATGTTCTACCGCATTTATTATTGAAAAAGGTACTCCCGGATTTAGCGCAGGAAAAAAAGAAAATAAATTGGGAATGCGCGCATCCGAAACAACAGAACTCATATTTGACAATGTAAGAGTCCACAAAGATCAAATGCTTGGAAGTAAGGGAGATGGCTTTGTCCAAGCAATGAAAGTTCTTGATGGAGGAAGGATATCAATTGCAGCATTAAGCCTTGGCATTGCAGAAGGAGCATTTGATGCCGCATTAAAATATTCTCAGGAACGTCATCAATTCAACAAGCCTATTGCTTCTTTTCAGGGAATTTCATTTAAACTGGCAGAAATGGCTACCGAACTTGAGGCCGCAAATCTCCTGACCTTAAAAGCGGCAGATATGAAAATCAAAGGAATGCACATGACAAAAGAGGCGGCGATGGCAAAATATTATGCATCCGAAGTTGCAGTAAAAGTTGCAAATGAGGCTGTTCAGATTTTTGGTGGATATGGATATACAAAGGATTTCCCTGTAGAAAAATTTTATAGAGACGCGAAACTGTGTACAATTGGTGAAGGAACTTCAGAAATTCAAAAAATAGTTATAAGTAAAAATCTAATAAATTAA
- the rpsU gene encoding 30S ribosomal protein S21 has product MIIINVKENESIDKALKRFKKKFERTGVLKELRARSYYEKKSVSRRAEKIRAVYRQKLNEQETI; this is encoded by the coding sequence ATGATTATCATCAACGTAAAAGAAAACGAGTCAATAGATAAAGCTCTTAAGAGATTTAAGAAGAAATTCGAAAGAACAGGTGTATTGAAAGAACTTCGCGCAAGAAGCTATTACGAGAAAAAATCTGTTTCCAGAAGAGCTGAAAAAATCAGAGCTGTTTATAGACAAAAACTTAATGAGCAAGAAACAATATAG
- a CDS encoding tyrosine-type recombinase/integrase, with protein sequence MIESYLNYIRYEKRYSNHTFISYQNDLNQFSVFSKDSYGLSCPSEASYQMIRAWIITLAENEITAKSINRKIACLRSFFKYLLKQGTIQKDPTLRLKAPKINKQLPHFVEENDLLRLLDHFIFSLDFYGFRDKLILELLYGTGIRLSELISIKEEHINKFERIIKIKGKGNKERIIPLNENLMNLINIYKKEREKVIEKPNEYLIITDKGEQSYPMFIYRTVKNYLDTIPTLEKRSPHVLRHTFATHLLNKGADLNAIKDLLGHSSLAATQVYTHNSLDKLKAIFEQAHPKA encoded by the coding sequence ATGATAGAATCGTATTTAAATTATATTAGATATGAAAAAAGGTATAGCAATCATACCTTTATTTCATATCAAAATGACCTCAATCAATTCTCTGTCTTTTCAAAAGACAGCTATGGCTTGTCATGCCCTTCTGAAGCATCTTATCAGATGATTAGAGCTTGGATTATAACATTGGCAGAAAATGAAATTACAGCAAAATCAATCAACAGGAAGATTGCATGTCTAAGATCTTTCTTTAAATATCTCCTTAAACAAGGAACAATTCAAAAAGACCCTACTCTTCGTCTTAAAGCACCTAAAATAAACAAACAATTACCTCATTTTGTCGAGGAAAACGATTTATTACGTCTCCTTGATCATTTCATATTTTCCTTAGACTTTTATGGATTCAGAGATAAACTTATCCTTGAACTTCTTTATGGAACAGGTATTCGTTTGTCCGAACTTATTTCAATAAAAGAAGAACACATCAATAAGTTTGAGCGTATTATTAAAATCAAAGGGAAGGGAAACAAGGAACGAATCATTCCTCTGAACGAAAACCTAATGAATCTTATTAATATATATAAGAAGGAGAGAGAAAAAGTGATTGAAAAGCCTAATGAATATTTAATTATTACGGACAAAGGTGAACAAAGCTATCCGATGTTTATTTACCGCACAGTAAAAAACTATCTTGATACCATACCCACTTTGGAAAAAAGAAGTCCCCATGTATTGAGGCATACTTTTGCTACTCATCTTCTTAATAAAGGAGCAGATTTGAATGCTATTAAGGATTTGTTGGGGCACAGCAGCCTTGCAGCAACTCAGGTTTATACCCATAATTCTCTGGATAAGCTCAAAGCCATTTTTGAGCAGGCTCATCCAAAAGCATGA
- the hpf gene encoding ribosome hibernation-promoting factor, HPF/YfiA family, producing MKLQMQSIHFDADKKLLDFIQKKLDKLETFYDRITEGDVYLRVETDDVKGNKSVHVKLFLPGTSIMAKEQAASFEEAVDLVYENLKRQLQKTKEKMNSI from the coding sequence ATGAAACTTCAAATGCAATCTATCCATTTCGACGCAGACAAAAAGTTGCTAGATTTTATTCAGAAAAAACTGGACAAACTTGAAACTTTTTATGATAGAATCACTGAAGGAGACGTTTACCTTCGGGTCGAGACAGATGATGTTAAAGGGAATAAATCTGTGCATGTTAAACTTTTTCTTCCTGGAACATCAATAATGGCTAAGGAACAAGCCGCTTCATTTGAAGAAGCTGTTGATTTAGTCTATGAAAACTTAAAACGTCAACTTCAGAAGACCAAAGAAAAAATGAACTCAATCTAA
- the infB gene encoding translation initiation factor IF-2 — protein sequence MTEEKMMRLSQVARKLNVGLSTITEHLAAKGFEIENNPNSKITLQQFNLLMKEFESSALDKKEASGLTIGKKHTDNIIIESENTAEKRAKDEDEEFFIKNTSTEKSKPAEEPVVKTEPVKEQQVDASSESDLSKVKLQGIKVLGKIDLNEKKKTKPKVEEPAEVKEPKQVVEQPKEVKKAEEPVTIKEEPVPVKPVKVVQEVVEVKEPVKPKVEEVVAPVAPEPKEIKIPEVKKEEKPVEEIVKPVQVTEEVITKPLQQMPPVVKPQEEEELIKAKADTLKGLTVMGKIELPDKPKKKDNKPVASSDDKDKKKLKRKRKRLRIPGKEGQPTTQTGTPQVQTGAGTQSRDNRPGNANRPGNANRDNNNRNKNFKKPVVKEEVSDKQIQDQIKATLAKLSGNKGPVNRAKYRKDKRSAFAEAEEERMLHEHEQAKVLRVTEYISANDLAVMMEVSVNQVISTCLSLGMFVSINQRLDAEAITVIADEFGYTTEFISSDDEEIIAEAEDRPEDMVERAPIVTIMGHVDHGKTSLLDYIRKTKVVQGEAGGITQHIGAYNVTTDSGKKITFLDTPGHEAFTAMRARGAKITDIVIIVVAADDSVMPQTKEAINHAMVAGVPIVIAINKVDKPTANPDKIKEELAKENILVEDWGGKYQCELISAKSGKGISELLDKVLLEAEILDLKANPNRNASGTIVEASLDKGRGYLATVLVQSGSLSVGDVVVAGAHYGKVKAMTDHRGVKVKKAGPSTPVQLLGLNGAPQAGDKFHVMESEREAREIATKREQLLREQSIRTRKHITLDEIGRRLAIGNFKELNIIVKGDVDGSVEALSDSLLKLSTPEIQVRIIHKAVGAISESDVLLASASDAIIVGFQVRPTTTSRKLADQEEIEIRLYSIIYDAINEVKDAMEGMLEPKLEEVVVANVEVRETFKISKVGTIAGCYVTDGLIRRQSKVRVVRDGIVVHTGKLDSLKRYKDDVSEVKFGYECGLSFQGFNDLQVGDIVEAFEEKETKRTL from the coding sequence AGCATACTGACAACATCATCATTGAGTCAGAAAATACAGCTGAGAAAAGAGCTAAAGATGAAGACGAAGAATTCTTCATTAAAAATACTAGTACAGAAAAAAGCAAACCAGCAGAAGAGCCGGTTGTCAAAACTGAACCTGTTAAAGAACAGCAAGTAGATGCCTCTTCAGAATCAGATCTTTCAAAAGTAAAGCTTCAAGGGATAAAAGTATTAGGGAAAATTGATCTGAATGAGAAGAAAAAAACTAAACCTAAAGTCGAAGAACCTGCGGAGGTAAAAGAACCTAAGCAAGTTGTCGAGCAACCTAAAGAAGTGAAAAAAGCAGAGGAGCCGGTAACTATAAAAGAGGAACCTGTGCCTGTAAAACCTGTAAAAGTAGTTCAGGAAGTAGTTGAAGTTAAGGAGCCTGTAAAGCCAAAGGTGGAAGAAGTAGTTGCTCCTGTTGCACCTGAACCTAAGGAAATCAAGATTCCGGAAGTGAAGAAGGAAGAAAAGCCGGTAGAGGAAATTGTAAAACCAGTTCAGGTGACCGAAGAAGTAATCACAAAACCTCTGCAGCAAATGCCACCGGTTGTTAAGCCACAGGAAGAAGAGGAGTTAATAAAGGCAAAAGCCGATACCTTGAAAGGTCTTACCGTAATGGGCAAAATAGAATTGCCAGATAAGCCTAAGAAAAAGGATAATAAACCTGTAGCCTCTTCTGACGACAAAGACAAAAAGAAACTTAAGAGAAAGCGTAAAAGACTCAGAATTCCTGGCAAGGAAGGCCAGCCCACTACTCAAACAGGGACGCCTCAGGTTCAGACAGGAGCAGGAACACAATCCAGAGACAATAGACCTGGAAATGCTAATAGACCTGGAAATGCCAATAGGGATAATAATAACAGAAACAAAAACTTTAAGAAGCCAGTTGTAAAAGAGGAGGTTTCTGATAAACAGATTCAGGATCAAATCAAAGCGACACTTGCAAAATTAAGCGGAAACAAAGGCCCAGTTAACAGAGCAAAATACAGAAAGGACAAAAGGTCTGCATTTGCCGAGGCTGAGGAGGAAAGGATGCTTCATGAACATGAACAGGCCAAAGTTTTGAGAGTTACAGAATATATCTCAGCAAATGACTTGGCCGTTATGATGGAGGTTTCTGTTAACCAAGTTATTTCGACATGCCTTAGTTTAGGTATGTTTGTTTCAATAAATCAAAGGCTAGATGCGGAAGCAATTACCGTAATTGCTGATGAATTTGGGTACACTACAGAATTTATCTCAAGCGATGATGAGGAAATCATTGCAGAGGCTGAAGATCGCCCCGAAGACATGGTTGAAAGGGCTCCTATAGTAACAATTATGGGACACGTCGATCATGGAAAGACGTCACTCCTTGATTATATAAGAAAAACTAAAGTTGTACAAGGCGAAGCCGGAGGTATCACTCAGCACATTGGTGCATATAATGTAACCACAGATTCAGGCAAGAAAATAACCTTCCTGGATACCCCAGGTCACGAAGCGTTCACCGCGATGCGTGCCCGTGGAGCTAAAATTACAGATATTGTAATTATAGTTGTAGCAGCAGACGATAGTGTGATGCCGCAAACTAAAGAGGCAATAAATCATGCTATGGTTGCGGGTGTGCCGATAGTTATTGCTATCAATAAGGTGGATAAACCTACTGCTAACCCTGATAAAATTAAAGAAGAGCTTGCTAAAGAAAATATCTTAGTAGAAGACTGGGGTGGAAAATATCAGTGTGAGTTAATATCTGCGAAGAGCGGAAAAGGTATTTCTGAGTTATTGGATAAAGTCTTGCTAGAGGCTGAAATTCTAGATTTAAAGGCAAATCCTAATAGAAATGCCTCAGGAACTATTGTGGAAGCGTCTCTTGATAAAGGTCGTGGTTATTTAGCTACGGTTCTTGTTCAAAGTGGTTCACTTAGTGTTGGAGACGTTGTTGTTGCCGGAGCTCACTATGGAAAAGTTAAAGCAATGACTGATCATAGAGGCGTTAAAGTCAAAAAGGCAGGCCCATCTACTCCGGTTCAGCTGCTTGGTTTGAATGGAGCACCGCAGGCAGGTGATAAATTTCATGTTATGGAGTCTGAAAGAGAAGCAAGGGAAATTGCTACTAAGAGGGAGCAATTGCTTCGTGAGCAGAGTATCCGCACAAGAAAACATATAACACTTGACGAAATCGGAAGAAGGCTTGCTATCGGAAACTTCAAAGAGCTTAACATTATCGTTAAAGGTGACGTGGATGGTTCGGTTGAAGCACTTTCTGATTCATTGCTTAAACTATCTACTCCTGAAATTCAGGTTAGAATCATACATAAAGCAGTTGGTGCAATTTCGGAATCAGATGTATTGCTAGCATCTGCATCGGATGCAATCATTGTAGGTTTCCAGGTAAGGCCAACTACAACATCAAGAAAGCTTGCTGATCAGGAAGAAATTGAAATCAGACTTTACTCCATCATTTACGATGCGATCAATGAAGTGAAAGATGCGATGGAAGGCATGCTTGAGCCAAAACTTGAAGAGGTCGTTGTAGCAAATGTTGAAGTTAGAGAGACATTCAAGATTTCAAAAGTTGGTACTATTGCCGGCTGTTATGTTACTGATGGCCTTATCAGAAGACAAAGTAAAGTCAGAGTAGTCAGAGATGGAATTGTTGTTCATACTGGTAAGCTAGATTCACTGAAGAGATATAAAGATGATGTGAGTGAAGTGAAATTTGGATATGAGTGCGGCTTGAGCTTCCAAGGGTTTAATGACCTGCAGGTAGGTGATATAGTTGAGGCATTCGAAGAAAAAGAAACTAAACGTACTTTATAA